A genomic region of Alligator mississippiensis isolate rAllMis1 chromosome 6, rAllMis1, whole genome shotgun sequence contains the following coding sequences:
- the HPS6 gene encoding BLOC-2 complex member HPS6 translates to MRRGGALRPVWELSAAGPGRRLRALLGGGGGAVRGSPDGRHLVLRPAAPEPAVLALSLALWRGGAEGAGEHAWRAGAEGDGAVAGVAFVGTPWALAVVWERGRAELWRPVPAVGWRLLQSLELCQGARARVVSVGSQGAGLVWCEERPPMDAPAAPARAALRYCVCTRALEVAEQGARLGPVRIVLHNCPCYRILASPRHVFLLPAPDAHAGAAKLLLVWCPQESRLALVAPARGLLRSHPLPPAGELDFKKLVAGCAGLLPALDPLDIHTCALSDSGDLLLLSPRGAVDLLQPNGAQRCVFDLGGSALAPGDPAQLHARGGTLACALAGLLYLVDLGSGRLLDKMVLSTKEVHFLEDEEELQLLMPTGIYSYVPRGAEPGGRPEPPLSELVFQEACKYYQRRSLSSAPLTVEKLRKGGMFQAPIALAAILHHGLRPQHEPPHGLPGPHAKLLSALSLELQSYRSLEVLKACVVGAPEGEVDSYCEELVEQELTRLLHSELDPDNLAYLNTIFRSFPRAAWKAVRASLQLRQGTDGLLVARATPDIWKKVLGGPVVREVEGGCNGVLPLFELICGSLHRYKPAWLPRFVALTQQYAGTAWPYGSQDGPEGRVPLYKRALAVLTRRAGAAGDEDLEIDLLLCSARPKAVLQAVQLLVRLRHWSRVLEAARRFCPRSPLLNKEIFATLLAEVAQHRELDPHLGALWDLCPPDLAATDILAIVLQHLPSPVVGEPAPFAAAPGTPLTVGLLKPLLQRVAQCPRAQDELYANALQSPGIPPPTPPRERRAGAKLAPRTATLGLDQGGAV, encoded by the coding sequence ATGCGGCGCGGCGGGGCGCTGCGGCCGGTGTGGGAGCTGagcgcggcggggccgggccggcggcTGCGGGCGCTgctgggcgggggcgggggcgcggTGCGGGGCAGCCCGGACGGGCGGCACCTGGTGCTGCGTCCCGCGGCCCCGGAGCCGGCGGTGCTGGCGCTGTCGCTGGCGCTGTGGCGGGGCGGCGCGGAGGGGGCGGGCGAGCACGCGTGGCGGGCGGGCGCGGAGGGGGACGGGGCGGTGGCGGGGGTGGCGTTCGTGGGCACGCCGTGGGCGCTGGCCGTGGTGTGGGAGCGCGGGCGCGCGGAGCTGTGGCGCCCGGTGCCGGCAGTGGGCTGGCGCCTGCTGCAGAgcctggagctgtgccagggcgCCCGCGCCCGCGTGGTGTCGGTGGGCAGCCAGGGCGCCGGCCTGGTGTGGTGCGAGGAGCGCCCGCCCATGGACGCCCCCGCGGCGCCGGCCCGCGCCGCCCTGCGCTACTGCGTCTGCACCCGGGCGCTGGAGGTGGCGGAGCAGGGCGCGCGCCTGGGCCCCGTGCGCATCGTGCTGCACAACTGCCCCTGCTACCGCATCCTGGCCTCGCCGCGCCACGTCTTCCTGCTGCCCGCCCCGGACGCTCACGCCGGCGCCGCCAAGCTGCTGCTGGTCTGGTGCCCGCAGGAGAGCCGCCTGGCTCTGGTTGCGCCCGCCCGAGGGCTCCTCCGCAGCCACCCCCTGCCGCCCGCGGGAGAGCTGGACTTCAAGAAGCTGGTGGCGGGGTGCGCGGGGCTCCTGCCCGCCCTGGACCCGCTGGACATCCACACCTGCGCCCTGTCGGACTCGGgggacctgctgctgctcagcccccgGGGCGCCGTGGACCTGCTGCAGCCCAACGGCGCCCAGCGCTGCGTCTTTGACTTGGGGGGCAGCGCGCTGGCCCCAGGAGACCCGGCGCAGCTGCACGCACGGGGCGGCACCTTGGCCTGCGCACTGGCCGGACTGCTGTACCTTGTCGACCTGGGCAGCGGGCGGCTGCTGGACAAGATGGTGCTGAGCACCAAGGAGGTACACTTCCTGGAGGacgaggaggagctgcagctcctCATGCCGACGGGGATCTACAGCTACGTCCCCCGCGGCGCGGAGCCGGGCGGGCGCCCAGAGCCCCCGCTGTCCGAGCTGGTCTTCCAGGAGGCCTGCAAGTACTACCAGCGTCGCAGCCTCAGCAGCGCGCCACTGACGGTGGAGAAGCTGCGCAAGGGCGGCATGTTCCAGGCGCCCATCGCGCTGGCGGCCATCCTGCACCACGGCCTGCGTCCCCAGCACGAGCCGCCCCATGGGCTCCCGGGGCCCCACGCCAAGCTGCTGAGCGCCCTGAGCCTGGAGCTGCAAAGCTACCGCAGCCTGGAGGTGCTGAAGGCCTGCGTGGTGGGCGCGCCAGAGGGCGAGGTGGACAGCTACTGCGAGGAGCTGGTGGAGCAGGAGCTCACCCGCCTCCTGCACTCGGAGCTGGACCCGGACAACCTGGCCTACCTGAACACCATCTTCCGCTCCTTTCCCCGGGCCGCCTGGAAAGCCGTGCGCGCCAGCCTGCAGCTGCGGCAGGGCACCGACGGGCTCCTGGTTGCCCGGGCCACGCCGGACATCTGGAAGAAGGTGCTGGGGGGCCCGGTGGTgcgggaggtggaggggggctgCAATGGGGTGCTCCCGCTCTTCGAGCTCATCTGTGGCTCCCTGCACCGCTACAAGCCCGCGTGGCTGCCGCGCTTCGTGGCACTGACACAGCAGTATGCCGGCACTGCATGGCCCTACGGCAGCCAGGACGGGCCCGAGGGCCGCGTGCCCCTCTATAAGCGGGCGCTGGCCGTGCTGACCCGGCGGGCCGGGGCTGCAGGCGATGAGGACCTGGAGATCGATCTGCTGCTGTGCAGCGCGCGGCCCAAGGCTGTGCTCCAGGCCGTGCAGCTCCTCGTGCGGCTGCGGCACTGGTCCCGTGTGCTGGAGGCTGCCCGCCGCTTCTGCCCACGCAGCCCCTTGCTCAACAAGGAGATCTTCGCCACGCTCCTGGCCGAGGTGGCCCAGCACCGCGAGCTGGACCCGCACCTGGGCGCCTTGTGGGAtctgtgccccccagacctggcagccaCCGACATCCTCGCCATTGTtctgcagcacctgcccagccccGTGGTGGGCGAGCCGGCTCCCTTCGCTGCTGCCCCGGGCACCCCGCTGACCGTGGGACTGCTGAAACCGCTGCTGCAGCGCGTGGCACAGTGCCCACGGGCCCAGGACGAGCTCTACGCCAATGCCCTGCAGAGCCCCGGCAtccccccgcccaccccaccccggGAGCGCCGGGCAGGTGCCAAGCTGGCCCCAAGGACTGCCACGCTCGGGCTGGACCAAGGCGGTGCCGTGTGA
- the LOC102562650 gene encoding prominin-1-A: MALRNLSQPTYEPPPASLAGSTPGLDSMARGFLGLVQPNAFPAELLSRLIQEPAHITEPATYKQVLSYEMGFLVCAAIGLLFILLMPLGGLCFCCCRCCGRCGGRKYQKLDQRTGCRRRTLCTMMLLLSGLLLAWNVCAFVTNARISRAVGSSFSTFNSSMGNLSTYLDDIPQQVDFVVSSSHVPLGQANDSLRDISSVLGSAIVSSVGRELQGALDGAARLLEDLDVLRTDLQGVINSSQRLQDGLDGVGRNLSTLCSRIEHSLESCGQPCEPRPQCPRAPANLSLMPNAGHQLDLLDNLTRSDPQAVIQQANRSLHDTPQRVENETRDLVVEAQAQLDQIRGELWQVRAKLSNLDALSNVSATLHNVTRSAAHYEPVVQAVDRYRWIACVCLCCLVLLVVLSYALGLALGVLGLNPAALPVDRGCLPNTGGNLLLAGVGFSFLFSWLLMLLVLLSFLLGGNGYMLVCRSWHDRQLFQFLETQGMIPSFNPETLGLQGQTLNLSQVYNACQHDAPLWSALDLGQAVPLDELLNLSQYTTEIRAAFAETNLTLAPVVLLSTEQTDLLRTLGNTTRLTNLTDDRQKLSTIPSQEQLLGLADELDRLANVIGTRAPDRSKELRDEAAELRQLDKEMETRLRSNVRILNETLQRLQKTMHQVPMLVDSVLEQMKQAEVFLDTRVAATIQNESQLFLHRLLGFFETYVAWAKGTLTGELGRCRPVAQALDGVETIACRYMLDSLNAFWFSLGACTVLLLPGLILATRLAKFYRRMDYADVHENDALEMFAPPPAFKIPQVETRP, translated from the exons ATGGCCCTGCGCAACCTGTCGCAGCCGACGTACGAGCCGCCCCCCGCATCCCTGGCCGGCAGTACGCCCGGGCTGGACAGCATGGCACGTGGCTTCCTGGGGCTGGTACAGCCCAACGCCTTCCCGGCTG AGCTCCTGTCCCGGCTGATCCAGGAGCCGGCCCACATCACGGAGCCCGCCACGTACAAGCAG GTGCTGTCGTACGAGATGGGCTTCCTGGTGTGTGCGGCCATCGGCCtcctcttcatcctcctcatGCCCCTGGGTGgtctctgcttctgctgctgccggTGCTGCGGGCGCTGCGGGGGCCGCAAGTACCAGAAGCTGGACCAGCGCACGGGCTGCCGGCGCCGCACACTTTGCACCATGATGCTGCTGCTCTCCGGCCTGCTCCT GGCCTGGAACGTCTGCGCCTTCGTCACCAACGCGCGCATCTCCCGGGCCgtgggcagcagcttcagcaccTTCAACAGCTCTATGGGCAACCTGAGCACCTACCTGGACGACATCCCACAG CAGGTGGATTTCGTGGTGAGCAGCAGCCATGTGCCGCTGGGCCAGGCCAACGACAGCCTGCGTG ACATCAGCTCCGTGCTGGGCAGCGCGATCGTGTCCAGCGTTGGCCgcgagctgcagggagccctggaCGGCGCCGCGCGCCTGCTGGAAG ACCTGGACGTCCTGCGCACGGATCTGCAGGGAGTGATCAACTCAAGCCAGCGGCTGCAGGACGGGCTGGATGGCGTCGGCCGCAACCTCAGCACCCTGTGCTCCCGCATCGAGCACAGTCTGGAGAGCTGCGGGCAGCCCTGCGAGCCCCGGCCCCAATGCCCCCGCGCCCCCGCCAACCTCAGCCTG ATGCCAAACGCGGGGCACCAGCTGGACCTTCTGGACAACCTGACCCGCTCCGACCCCCAGGCTGTCATCCAGCAG GCCAACCGGTCACTGCACGACACGCCACAACGGGTGGAGAATGAGACGCGGGACCTGGTCGTGG AGGCGCAGGCCCAGCTGGACCAGATCCGGGGGGAGCTGTGGCAGGTGCGGGCCAAGCTCTCGAACCTGGACGCCCTGAGCAACGTCTCGGCCACCCTGCACAACGTCACCCGCTCCGCCGCCCACTACGAGCCGGTCGTCCAGGCTGTTGACCGCTACAG GTGGATCGCGTGCGTctgcctgtgctgcctggtgctgctggtggtgctgaGCTACGCGCTGGGCCTGGCgctgggggtgctggggctgAACCCCGCCGCGCTGCCCGTGGACCGTGGCTGCCTGCCCAACACCGGCGGGAATCTACTGCTGGC GGGCGTGGGCTTCAGCTTCCTCTTCTCTTGGCTGctcatgctgctggtgctgctctccttcctgctgGGGGGCAACGGCTACATGCTGGTCTGCCGCTCCTGGCACGACCGGCAGCTCTTCCAG TTCCTGGAAACCCAGGGCATGATCCCCAGCTTCAACCCAGAGacgctggggctgcagggccagacCCTGAACCTCTCCCAGGTCTACAA TGCGTGCCAGCATGATGCCCCGCTGTGGAGTGCCCTGGACCTGGGACAGGCCgtgcccctggacgagctgctgAACCTCAGCCAG TACACGACCGAGATCCGCGCAGCTTTCGCCGAGACGAACCTGACGCTGGCGCCGGTCGTGCTGCTGAGCACCGAGCAGACCGACCTGCTCCGCACCCTCGGCAATACCACCCGCCTCACCAACCTGACTGACGACCGCCAAAAG ctgagCACCATCCCGagccaggagcagctgctggggctggcggACGAGCTGGACAGGCTGGCGAACGTCATAGGCACCAGG GCGCCGGACAGGAGCAAGGAGCTGCGGGACGAGGCTGCAGAGCTGCGACAGCTGGACAAGGAGATGGAGACGAGGCTGCGCAGTAATGTG CGCATCCTGAACGAGACCCTCCAGCGCCTGCAGAAGACGATGCACCAGGTCCCG ATGCTGGTGGACTCTGTGCTGGAGCAGATGAAGCAGGCCGAGGTCTTCCTGGACACACGTGTGGCCGCCACCATCCAGAAT gagAGCCAGCTCTTCCTGCATCGGCTGCTTGGCTTCTTCGAGACCTACGTGGCCTGGGCCAAGGGCACC CTGACGGGCGAGCTGGGGCGCTGCCGCCCCGTGGCCCAGGCGCTGGACGGCGTCGAGACCATCGCCTGCCGCTACATGCTGGACTCTCTG AACGCCTTCTGGTTCAGCCTGGGCGCCTGcaccgtgctgctgctgcctggcctcatccTGGCCACGCGGCTCGCCAAGTTCTACCGCCGCATGGACTACGCCGACGTCCACGA GAACGACGCCCTGGAGAT GTTCGCGCCGCCCCCCGCCTTCAAGATCCCGCAGGTGGAGACAAGGCCGTGA